Proteins from a single region of Xenopus laevis strain J_2021 chromosome 9_10S, Xenopus_laevis_v10.1, whole genome shotgun sequence:
- the plcd3.S gene encoding 1-phosphatidylinositol 4,5-bisphosphate phosphodiesterase delta-3 isoform X2 yields the protein MPSVFGTMCGGRKKKKKYKPEPEVLEQEVLPVKSQGLKTFKKMGLSGDDDVNAMLQGSNLRKIRAGWHAARLYRLESDGMTVWYQSQAKRVRSKQIFSILHIESVREGHQSEGLQKYGRRFPETCCFTIAFKGRRKNLDLAAFSEKEARNWVQGLQKLMKRAEAMSQREKLVHWIWDYLRQADRDGDEKMNFQETCDRSNSDTLEDHEIEEFCTKLMHRPEVEELFHHYSGEDRILSAEELQEFLQAQGEDATPERAREIIHKYELNETAKQHDLMMMEGFMMYLLSDDGDIFNQKHRTVYQDMTQPLCHYFISSSHNTYLTNHQLVGESSTESYIRVFMEGCRCVELDCWEGPSGEPVIYHGHTLTSKILFKDVVATIRDYAFKNSPYPVILSLENHCGLEQQVIMANHLREILGDMLVTEPLPGADTTQLPSPEALMGKFLLKGKKLSSRKFSDEEEGKSRMDIAKELSDLVVYCQAVEYRGQPGNMCEMSSFSEDKVRRLIKDSGINLVRYNARQLSRVYPDGLRANSSNYSPQEMWNAGCQLVALNFQTPGYTMDLNRGRFQDNGLCGYVLKPEFLRKEDSYFNPDAPSNEAKLLFVKVISAQQLPKLNKEKPNSIVDPFVRVEIHGVGKKREKETKYILNNGFNPYWNEMLQLEVPVPELALVRFVVEDYDKTSSNDFIGQETLPFLSLKQGYRHVHLFSEDGASLSPATLFVQIRIENL from the exons ATGCCCAGCGTATTTGGCACCATGTGTGGGggcagaaagaagaagaagaagtacaaGCCAGAACCCGAAGTTTTGGAGCAAGAAGTGCTGCCCGTCAAGAGCCAAGGACTCAAAACCTTCAAAAAAATGG GTCTGTCAGGTGACGATGATGTGAACGCCATGCTTCAGGGTTCCAACCTGCGGAAGATCAGGGCCGGATGGCACGCAGCCCGATTATACCGACTGGAGTCTGATGGCATGACTGTCTGGTACCAGAGCCAAGCTAAGAGGGTTCGCTCCAAACAGATCT TCTCCATCCTGCACATTGAATCTGTACGGGAAGGCCACCAGTCTGAGGGGCTGCAGAAATATGGCCGCCGCTTTCCAGAGACATGCTGCTTCACCATTGCCTTCAAGGGAAGGAGAAAAAACTTGGACCTTGCGGCATTTTCCGAGAAGGAGGCACGGAACTGGGTGCAGGGTTTACAGAAACTCATGAAGCGAGCCGAGGCAATGAGCCAGAGGGAGAAATTGGTTCA CTGGATATGGGATTATCTGCGCCAAGCTGACAGAGATGGAGATGAGAAGATGAATTTCCAAGAG ACCTGTGACCGATCCAACTCAGACACGCTAGAGGACCACGAGATAGAGGAGTTCTGCACTAAGCTCATGCACCGCCCTGAAGTGGAGGAATTATTCCATCATTACTCAGGAGAGGACCGGATACTGTCGGCCGAGGAACTGCAGGAATTCCTGCAAGCGCAGGGGGAAGACGCCACACCAGAGAGGGCAAGAGAGATTATCCACAAATATGAGCTCAATGAGACAG CCAAGCAGCATGACCTGATGATGATGGAAGGATTCATGATGTACCTGCTGTCAGATGATGGAGATATCTTTAATCAGAAGCACAGGACGGTGTACCAGGACATGACCCAACCACTGTGCCACTACTTCATCTCCAGCTCCCACAATACGTACCTGACCAACCACCAGCTAGTGGGAGAGAGCAGCACAGAGTCTTACATCAG AGTATTCATGGAAGGCTGCCGTTGTGTGGAACTGGACTGCTGGGAAGGTCCGTCGGGAGAACCGGTCATTTACCACGGACACACACTGACCTCTAAGATCCTCTTCAAGGATGTGGTGGCCACCATAAGAGACTATGCTTTTAAA AATTCCCCGTATCCTGTAATTCTGTCCTTGGAGAATCACTGTGGCTTGGAGCAACAAGTGATAATGGCGAATCACCTCCGTGAGATCTTGGGAGACATGCTTGTGACTGAGCCTCTACCGGGTGCAGATACAACTCAGCTTCCTTCTCCAGAG GCGTTAATGGGCAAGTTTTTACTCAAGGGGAAGAAATTAAGTAGTCGCAAGTTTTCAgatgaagaagaaggaaaatccaGAATG GATATAGCCAAGGAACTGTCAGACCTTGTGGTATACTGTCAGGCGGTGGAGTATCGGGGACAACCAGGAAACATGTGTGAGATGAGTTCCTTCAGTGAGGACAAAGTGCGCAGACTGATCAAGGACTCAG GAATCAATCTAGTGCGCTATAATGCCCGGCAACTGAGTCGTGTCTACCCAGATGGTCTGCGGGCCAACTCTTCTAATTACAGTCCCCAAGAGATGTGGAATGCCGGCTGCCAACTCG TGGCTCTGAATTTCCAAACTCCGGGTTACACGATGGATCTAAACCGGGGTCGATTCCAGGACAACGGACTCTGTGGGTATGTCCTAAAGCCTGAATTCCTGAGGAAAGAGGACAGTTACTTTAACCCAGATGCTCCGAGCAATGAGGCAAAGCTCCTGTTTGTCAAG GTAATTTCAGCTCAGCAGCTGCCCAAACTCAACAAGGAGAAGCCAAACTCCATCGTCGATCCATTTGTACGTGTGGAAATTCACGGAGTggggaaaaagagagagaaggaaacaaaatacaTCCTCAATAACG GGTTTAACCCTTATTGGAATGAGATGCTTCAACTAGAAGTTCCAGTTCCAGAGTTGGCTCTTGTGAGGTTTGTAGTGGAAGATTACGACAAAACGTCAAGCAATGATTTCATTGGGCAGGAAACATTGCCTTTCCTCAGCCTGaagcaag GATACCGACATGTTCACCTGTTCTCCGAGGATGGAGCCTCGCTGTCCCCTGCTACATTGTTTGTGCAAATCCGTATTGAGAACCTGTGA
- the plcd3.S gene encoding 1-phosphatidylinositol 4,5-bisphosphate phosphodiesterase delta-3 isoform X1: MPSVFGTMCGGRKKKKKYKPEPEVLEQEVLPVKSQGLKTFKKMGLSGDDDVNAMLQGSNLRKIRAGWHAARLYRLESDGMTVWYQSQAKRVRSKQIFSILHIESVREGHQSEGLQKYGRRFPETCCFTIAFKGRRKNLDLAAFSEKEARNWVQGLQKLMKRAEAMSQREKLVHWIWDYLRQADRDGDEKMNFQEVKDMLKMINIDLNDIYAYNLFKTCDRSNSDTLEDHEIEEFCTKLMHRPEVEELFHHYSGEDRILSAEELQEFLQAQGEDATPERAREIIHKYELNETAKQHDLMMMEGFMMYLLSDDGDIFNQKHRTVYQDMTQPLCHYFISSSHNTYLTNHQLVGESSTESYIRVFMEGCRCVELDCWEGPSGEPVIYHGHTLTSKILFKDVVATIRDYAFKNSPYPVILSLENHCGLEQQVIMANHLREILGDMLVTEPLPGADTTQLPSPEALMGKFLLKGKKLSSRKFSDEEEGKSRMDIAKELSDLVVYCQAVEYRGQPGNMCEMSSFSEDKVRRLIKDSGINLVRYNARQLSRVYPDGLRANSSNYSPQEMWNAGCQLVALNFQTPGYTMDLNRGRFQDNGLCGYVLKPEFLRKEDSYFNPDAPSNEAKLLFVKVISAQQLPKLNKEKPNSIVDPFVRVEIHGVGKKREKETKYILNNGFNPYWNEMLQLEVPVPELALVRFVVEDYDKTSSNDFIGQETLPFLSLKQGYRHVHLFSEDGASLSPATLFVQIRIENL, from the exons ATGCCCAGCGTATTTGGCACCATGTGTGGGggcagaaagaagaagaagaagtacaaGCCAGAACCCGAAGTTTTGGAGCAAGAAGTGCTGCCCGTCAAGAGCCAAGGACTCAAAACCTTCAAAAAAATGG GTCTGTCAGGTGACGATGATGTGAACGCCATGCTTCAGGGTTCCAACCTGCGGAAGATCAGGGCCGGATGGCACGCAGCCCGATTATACCGACTGGAGTCTGATGGCATGACTGTCTGGTACCAGAGCCAAGCTAAGAGGGTTCGCTCCAAACAGATCT TCTCCATCCTGCACATTGAATCTGTACGGGAAGGCCACCAGTCTGAGGGGCTGCAGAAATATGGCCGCCGCTTTCCAGAGACATGCTGCTTCACCATTGCCTTCAAGGGAAGGAGAAAAAACTTGGACCTTGCGGCATTTTCCGAGAAGGAGGCACGGAACTGGGTGCAGGGTTTACAGAAACTCATGAAGCGAGCCGAGGCAATGAGCCAGAGGGAGAAATTGGTTCA CTGGATATGGGATTATCTGCGCCAAGCTGACAGAGATGGAGATGAGAAGATGAATTTCCAAGAGGTGAAGGACATGCTGAAGATGATAAACATTGACTTGAATGATATCTATGCTTACAACCTGTTCAAG ACCTGTGACCGATCCAACTCAGACACGCTAGAGGACCACGAGATAGAGGAGTTCTGCACTAAGCTCATGCACCGCCCTGAAGTGGAGGAATTATTCCATCATTACTCAGGAGAGGACCGGATACTGTCGGCCGAGGAACTGCAGGAATTCCTGCAAGCGCAGGGGGAAGACGCCACACCAGAGAGGGCAAGAGAGATTATCCACAAATATGAGCTCAATGAGACAG CCAAGCAGCATGACCTGATGATGATGGAAGGATTCATGATGTACCTGCTGTCAGATGATGGAGATATCTTTAATCAGAAGCACAGGACGGTGTACCAGGACATGACCCAACCACTGTGCCACTACTTCATCTCCAGCTCCCACAATACGTACCTGACCAACCACCAGCTAGTGGGAGAGAGCAGCACAGAGTCTTACATCAG AGTATTCATGGAAGGCTGCCGTTGTGTGGAACTGGACTGCTGGGAAGGTCCGTCGGGAGAACCGGTCATTTACCACGGACACACACTGACCTCTAAGATCCTCTTCAAGGATGTGGTGGCCACCATAAGAGACTATGCTTTTAAA AATTCCCCGTATCCTGTAATTCTGTCCTTGGAGAATCACTGTGGCTTGGAGCAACAAGTGATAATGGCGAATCACCTCCGTGAGATCTTGGGAGACATGCTTGTGACTGAGCCTCTACCGGGTGCAGATACAACTCAGCTTCCTTCTCCAGAG GCGTTAATGGGCAAGTTTTTACTCAAGGGGAAGAAATTAAGTAGTCGCAAGTTTTCAgatgaagaagaaggaaaatccaGAATG GATATAGCCAAGGAACTGTCAGACCTTGTGGTATACTGTCAGGCGGTGGAGTATCGGGGACAACCAGGAAACATGTGTGAGATGAGTTCCTTCAGTGAGGACAAAGTGCGCAGACTGATCAAGGACTCAG GAATCAATCTAGTGCGCTATAATGCCCGGCAACTGAGTCGTGTCTACCCAGATGGTCTGCGGGCCAACTCTTCTAATTACAGTCCCCAAGAGATGTGGAATGCCGGCTGCCAACTCG TGGCTCTGAATTTCCAAACTCCGGGTTACACGATGGATCTAAACCGGGGTCGATTCCAGGACAACGGACTCTGTGGGTATGTCCTAAAGCCTGAATTCCTGAGGAAAGAGGACAGTTACTTTAACCCAGATGCTCCGAGCAATGAGGCAAAGCTCCTGTTTGTCAAG GTAATTTCAGCTCAGCAGCTGCCCAAACTCAACAAGGAGAAGCCAAACTCCATCGTCGATCCATTTGTACGTGTGGAAATTCACGGAGTggggaaaaagagagagaaggaaacaaaatacaTCCTCAATAACG GGTTTAACCCTTATTGGAATGAGATGCTTCAACTAGAAGTTCCAGTTCCAGAGTTGGCTCTTGTGAGGTTTGTAGTGGAAGATTACGACAAAACGTCAAGCAATGATTTCATTGGGCAGGAAACATTGCCTTTCCTCAGCCTGaagcaag GATACCGACATGTTCACCTGTTCTCCGAGGATGGAGCCTCGCTGTCCCCTGCTACATTGTTTGTGCAAATCCGTATTGAGAACCTGTGA